A portion of the Pelodiscus sinensis isolate JC-2024 chromosome 20, ASM4963464v1, whole genome shotgun sequence genome contains these proteins:
- the LOC112543745 gene encoding uncharacterized protein LOC112543745 isoform X2, translating to MQENYENVTSLGFPVSKSAVTSQLEGEKELLFADLQSSEERDTLSGSCTGTGMVSETVKQNPQQEDDVEPHGALLQRYKRPVPRSCEKSTVCKSQHKPAKLQGNQPVQKTGKSAHTSLGESHKSFGQLFLPMSWKLRVLPTEISIEPGVTSTRCCPGSGDAQS from the exons atgcaggagaactacgagaaCGTGACCTCTCTGG GGTTTCCAGTTTCCAAATCCGCTGTCACCTCCCAGCTGGAAGGAGAGAAAGAGCTACTGTTTGCAGATCTCCAGAGCTCAGAGGAAAGAGATACCCTGAGTGGCAGCTGCACAG GTACGGGGATGGTGAGTGAGACGGTGAAGCAGAATCCCCAGCAGGAAGATGATGTGGAACCACATGGGGCATTACTTCAAAGATATAAAAGGCCTGTGCCCAGAAGTTGTGAGAAGAGCACAGTCTGTAAGAGTCAGCACAAGCCAGCAAAGCTACAGGGAAACCAGCCAGTGCAGAAAACTGGTAAATCAG CTCACACTTCCTTGGGTGAATCCCACAAGTCTTTTGGCCAGCTGTTTTTACCTATGTCATGGAAGTTGAGGGTCCTTCCAACAGAAATATCCATTGAACCAGGAGTGACCTCAACTAG ATGCTGCCCTGGATCTGGAGACGCCCAAAGctga
- the LOC112543745 gene encoding zinc finger protein 75A isoform X1, whose translation MQENYENVTSLGFPVSKSAVTSQLEGEKELLFADLQSSEERDTLSGSCTGTGMVSETVKQNPQQEDDVEPHGALLQRYKRPVPRSCEKSTVCKSQHKPAKLQGNQPVQKTGKSGNYRRTRKDLKVTAQQRILKGEKTNTCFECGKKFGTRAHLIRHERIHTGEKL comes from the exons atgcaggagaactacgagaaCGTGACCTCTCTGG GGTTTCCAGTTTCCAAATCCGCTGTCACCTCCCAGCTGGAAGGAGAGAAAGAGCTACTGTTTGCAGATCTCCAGAGCTCAGAGGAAAGAGATACCCTGAGTGGCAGCTGCACAG GTACGGGGATGGTGAGTGAGACGGTGAAGCAGAATCCCCAGCAGGAAGATGATGTGGAACCACATGGGGCATTACTTCAAAGATATAAAAGGCCTGTGCCCAGAAGTTGTGAGAAGAGCACAGTCTGTAAGAGTCAGCACAAGCCAGCAAAGCTACAGGGAAACCAGCCAGTGCAGAAAACTGGTAAATCAGGTAATTATAGGAGAACTCGCAAAGACCTCAAAGTGACAGCCCAGCAGAGAATCCTCAAAGGAGAGAAAACTAACACATGCTTTGAGTGTGGGAAAAAGTTTGGTACACGTGCACATCTTATTAGACATGAGAGAATCCACACGGGGGAGAAGCTTTGA